In Solanum lycopersicum chromosome 5, SLM_r2.1, the following are encoded in one genomic region:
- the STP12 gene encoding sugar transport protein 14 (The RefSeq protein has 1 substitution compared to this genomic sequence) translates to MAGGGFSDDKGGKRAHLYEYKITGYFIFACVVAAMGGSLFGYDLGVSGGVTSMDDFLKEFFPKVYRRKHAHLKETDYCKYDNQILTLFTSSLYFAALVSTFGASHVTRNKGRRASILCGAVSFFLGAILNAFAKNIAMLILGRCLLGVGIGFGNQAVPLYLSEMAPAKVRGAVNQMFQLTTCLGILIANFINYATDKIHPWGWRLSLGLATVPATVMFIGGLFLPETPNSLVEQGKLQEARQVLEKIRGTTKVDAEFADLKDASDAARAIKDPFRNLLKRKNRPQLVIAALGIPAFQQLTGMNSILFYAPVIFQSLGFGSGASLYSSAITSGALVLATFISMAFVDKFGRRAFFLEAGVEMICVLVAVAVTLALKFGEGEELPKGVGIFLVVIICIFVVAYGRSWGPLGWLVPSELFPLETRSAGQSMVVCVNMIFTALIAQCFLVSLCHLKYGIFLLFAGLIFIMSCFIFFLLPETKQVPIEEIYLLWQNHWFWKRYCTPEENEHGLDAKSLPPI, encoded by the exons ATGGCTGGTGGAGGATTTAGTGATGATAAAGGAGGAAAAAGAGCTCATCTCTATGAGTATAAGATAACtggctattttatttttgcttgtGTGGTTGCAGCAATGGGAGGATCTCTATTTGGCTACGATCTCGGTGTTTCTG GTGGGGTGACTTCCATGGATGATTTCTTGAAAGAGTTTTTCCCCAAAGTGTACAGAAGGAAGCATGCACATCTCAAAGAAACTGATTACTGTAAATATGACAATCAGATACTCACCTTGTTTACTTCCTCTTTGTACTTTGCTGCACTTGTTTCGACATTTGGTGCTTCACATGTTACCCGCAACAAAGGGCGTCGAGCTAGTATACTTTGTGGAGCAGTCAGTTTTTTTCTTGGTGCAATACTTAATGCTTTTGCAAAGAACATTGCAATGCTGATCCTTGGTCGATGTCTTCTTGGAGTTGGCATTGGATTTGGCAATCAGGCAGTCCCTCTGTATCTCTCAGAAATGGCACCTGCAAAAGTTCGAGGAGCAGTTAACCAAATGTTTCAACTCACAACTTGCTTGGGGATATTGATAGCCAACTTCATCAATTATGCAACTGATAAAATTCATCCATGGGGATGGAGATTATCACTTGGCTTAGCCACAGTTCCTGCTACAGTTATGTTTATTGGTGGGCTTTTTCTACCTGAGACCCCAAACAGTCTCGTAGAACAGGGTAAATTACAGGAAGCAAGACAAGTATTAGAGAAAATTAGAGGTACCACAAAAGTTGATGCTGAGTTTGCGGATCTTAAAGATGCAAGTGATGCTGCGAGAGCCATAAAAGATCCATTCAGGAATCTCCTCAAGAGGAAAAACCGTCCCCAATTGGTAATAGCAGCTTTGGGGATCCCAGCATTCCAACAGCTTACCGGCATGAACTCCATTCTTTTCTACGCCCCTGTCATATTTCAGAGTTTAGGATTTGGCTCAGGAGCATCATTGTATTCATCTGCTATAACCAGTGGTGCACTTGTTCTAGCTACATTCATTTCAATGGCTTTTGTTGACAAGTTTGGAAGAAGAGCTTTCTTTCTGGAAGCTGGAGTTGAAATGATATGTGTTTTG GTAGCGGTTGCTGTTACTCTGGCTTTGAAGTTTGGAGAAGGTGAAGAACTCCCAAAAGGAATTGGCATCTTCCTTGTAGTCATAATCTGCATATTTGTTGTCGCATATGGAAGGTCTTGGGGTCCCTTAGGTTGGCTGGTGCCAAGTGAACTATTTCCCCTGGAAACAAGATCTGCAGGACAGAGCATGGTGGTTTGTGTCAATATGATCTTCACTGCCCTCATTGCACAATGCTTCCTTGTGTCTCTCTGTCACCTCAAATATGGAATCTTTCTGCTGTTCGCGGGCTTGATATTCATCATGAGctgcttcatcttcttcctcttgCCCGAGACAAAGCAGGTTCCCATAGAGGAAATATACTTGCTTTGGCAAAATCATTGGTTCTGGAAAAGATACTGCACCCCAGAAGAGAATGAACATGGTTTGGACGCAAAGTCTCTACCTCCAATCTAA